A single region of the Pontimicrobium sp. SW4 genome encodes:
- a CDS encoding DUF262 domain-containing protein, with the protein MEELKKPKIIELDKDTKTADGKTGGLYPYDPAYENIEIGEDPFSIFEYLRQLEKGKITIQPDFQRNQVWNLTQKSKFIESIILNFPLPPIYLNETKESTYIVIDGLQRSTALRQFYNGEFALKGIEAIPKYNGYKFKDLPESLQYKFEDKKLTVFILKPSTPMVVIYDLFNRINTGGTQLNRQEVRNCIYIGKATKLLKRLSEEEYYKKAIWWGVSDKRMKDREVALRYIAFRWFDYENEYTGDMSEFVENAMKRINHMQDIQINEIENDFERVMKWSFDIWDNKNFRIPTEYTRGTINTAILESVCNYLSTQNDDFLKRNKKRIKNNYSLLIKDYEYFQAVTKSTGNKAKVIDRFRIAHNILSQNTQ; encoded by the coding sequence ATGGAGGAGTTAAAAAAACCTAAAATTATTGAACTTGATAAAGATACAAAGACTGCTGATGGAAAAACAGGAGGCCTTTATCCTTATGACCCAGCTTACGAAAATATTGAAATAGGAGAAGACCCTTTTTCAATTTTCGAATATTTAAGACAACTTGAGAAAGGTAAAATTACTATTCAACCCGATTTTCAAAGAAATCAAGTTTGGAATTTAACTCAAAAAAGTAAATTTATAGAATCTATTATTTTAAATTTTCCATTACCACCTATATATCTAAATGAAACAAAAGAGTCGACTTATATTGTAATTGATGGATTACAAAGGTCTACTGCATTACGTCAATTTTATAATGGTGAATTTGCATTAAAAGGAATTGAAGCAATTCCTAAATACAATGGATATAAATTTAAAGACTTACCAGAATCATTACAATATAAATTTGAAGATAAAAAACTAACAGTTTTTATTTTAAAACCATCAACTCCAATGGTTGTAATTTATGACCTGTTTAATCGTATTAATACTGGTGGGACACAATTAAATAGGCAAGAGGTAAGAAACTGTATTTATATTGGTAAAGCTACTAAATTATTAAAAAGACTTTCTGAAGAAGAATATTATAAAAAGGCTATTTGGTGGGGAGTAAGTGATAAAAGAATGAAAGACAGAGAAGTTGCTTTAAGATATATTGCATTCAGATGGTTCGATTATGAAAATGAGTATACAGGAGACATGAGTGAATTTGTTGAAAATGCAATGAAAAGAATAAATCACATGCAGGATATACAAATTAATGAAATTGAAAATGATTTTGAAAGGGTTATGAAATGGTCATTTGATATTTGGGATAATAAAAATTTCAGAATACCTACAGAATATACACGAGGAACTATCAATACAGCAATTTTGGAGTCAGTTTGTAATTATTTATCTACTCAAAATGATGACTTTCTCAAAAGAAATAAGAAACGAATTAAGAATAATTATTCACTGTTAATAAAAGATTATGAATATTTTCAAGCAGTCACAAAATCAACAGGAAATAAAGCTAAAGTAATAGATAGATTTAGAATTGCTCACAATATCTTAAGCCAAAACACACAATGA
- a CDS encoding serine hydrolase domain-containing protein: MTLKHILLIFCTLLIVTISHGQKKELPIFITDSLDNYIKRGLKAWNIPGLAIAIVQNDEVLFMKGYGISSISSSQKVNKNTLFQIGSITKSFTATTATILHTEKKLSLKDNIKKWLPYFKLKNPFISNEVNVLDFLSHRTGFESYKGDLITYFSDYNRKEVVESMALLDINKSFRDSYGYSNSAYTAIGEVIEAATNSSWENTVREKILAPLEMNRTKMVYDYEEDYTNIAFPHTVINNEVKELNYTTTKNISPAGSMLSSVEDLSHWLIAQINEGKYNSKQAIARQAIRITRRPFSIQGFNQSNHARTHFYQYGLGFFVRDINGILTYQHSGGLTGFSANHIIIPEEELGIVILTNNDTNNFFIDLTNVVVDSFLGLPFEDYSSNSLKLYHEELARKSAEIDSLNTLVRKNRNRYNAKQFLGTYNNDAYGNVMIFQKSDELHIRLENQKNITGILEYIGEDKFLCKFSHYEFGEVIIPFTIENESVIRFELLIESIEGNEYTFTKLKN, encoded by the coding sequence ATGACACTAAAACACATACTTTTAATTTTTTGCACATTATTAATTGTTACTATTTCTCATGGTCAAAAAAAGGAATTACCAATTTTTATTACTGATAGTTTGGATAACTATATTAAAAGAGGCTTAAAAGCATGGAACATTCCTGGATTAGCGATTGCAATAGTTCAAAATGATGAAGTGCTATTTATGAAAGGCTATGGTATTTCTTCTATTAGTAGCTCACAAAAAGTTAACAAAAATACGCTGTTTCAAATTGGTTCAATCACCAAATCGTTCACAGCAACCACAGCAACTATTTTACATACTGAAAAAAAACTATCATTAAAAGATAATATCAAAAAATGGCTTCCCTATTTTAAGCTAAAGAATCCATTTATATCTAATGAAGTAAATGTATTAGACTTCTTGTCTCATAGAACGGGTTTTGAAAGTTATAAAGGAGATTTGATAACTTATTTTTCAGATTATAATAGAAAGGAAGTCGTTGAAAGCATGGCCTTGCTAGATATCAATAAAAGTTTTCGCGATAGTTATGGTTATTCTAATTCGGCATATACGGCAATTGGAGAAGTAATAGAAGCTGCTACCAATTCTAGTTGGGAAAACACTGTCCGAGAAAAAATTCTTGCACCTTTAGAAATGAATCGTACAAAAATGGTTTACGATTATGAAGAAGATTATACAAATATTGCTTTCCCTCATACAGTTATTAATAATGAAGTAAAAGAGTTAAATTATACAACAACCAAGAATATATCGCCTGCAGGCTCTATGCTTTCATCTGTTGAAGATTTAAGCCATTGGCTAATTGCTCAAATAAATGAAGGGAAATATAATAGCAAACAAGCAATTGCTAGACAGGCAATAAGAATTACAAGAAGGCCTTTTTCCATTCAGGGATTTAATCAATCAAATCATGCTAGAACCCATTTTTATCAATATGGATTAGGCTTTTTTGTACGTGATATTAATGGTATTTTAACATATCAACATAGTGGTGGATTAACAGGATTCTCAGCAAATCATATAATTATTCCAGAAGAAGAACTTGGAATTGTTATCCTTACTAATAATGACACAAATAACTTTTTTATCGATTTAACAAATGTAGTAGTTGATTCTTTTTTAGGCTTGCCGTTTGAAGATTACTCGTCAAATTCTTTAAAACTCTATCATGAAGAGTTAGCTAGAAAATCAGCAGAAATAGATTCACTAAATACTTTGGTGCGAAAAAATCGGAATAGATATAATGCAAAACAATTTCTAGGTACTTATAACAATGACGCTTATGGAAATGTTATGATTTTTCAAAAATCCGATGAGTTACATATAAGATTGGAAAATCAAAAAAATATAACTGGTATATTAGAATATATAGGAGAGGATAAGTTTTTATGCAAATTTTCACATTATGAGTTTGGTGAAGTAATAATTCCATTTACTATAGAAAACGAATCTGTTATTCGATTTGAACTTTTAATAGAAAGCATTGAAGGTAACGAGTACACTTTTACAAAACTTAAAAATTAA
- a CDS encoding CocE/NonD family hydrolase yields MKKTLNNFRIIFLLVFIGISSCSTKDSLSKVKIINEQGEQYLVQDSLLIETPDGAQIAAIVVRNTKITKPNTSILVHTIYARPKEDLEKAKTAAKKGYIGIVSYSRGKAWSPDKMVHREFEPNDTYAVIDWISKQPWSNGKVGMYGGSYNGFTQWAATKKMHPALKTIVPSVSSAPGIAEPMENGVYMNFQYSWFHYVMNNKYLDTTLYNQYQRWGKLNNTWYEKGTSYRSLDSLDGLPNPEFQNKLNHPTYDAYWQKMIPYKEEFSKINIPILSTTGYYDGGQIGAMYYLKQHYKYNKNVEHYLVIGPYGHFGAQKVPEHNFNGYEIDKVAQISITDLIWDWFDYIFKGAKKPEILKDKINFQVMGANQWKHVASLKEVANDTLTFYLSDKLSNIKTTKVFTPGNNGYDFHYTLASEKPKEKGFISQSVDFKDRTLEGQNNYYAPSIVNDSLSIGNGFSFVTDIFTKDFELNGSYLGELSISINKKDMDCSIVLYEETPEGKYFKLTLQYIGRSSLARNRENRELLTPNKITKIPFNNVRMTSKKIKKGSRLILVLNINKHPFEQLNYGTGKDVSDETIKDAKIPLEVKWYNNSYIKIPTSSN; encoded by the coding sequence ATGAAAAAAACATTGAATAATTTCAGAATAATATTTCTATTAGTCTTTATAGGTATCTCTTCTTGTAGTACCAAAGACTCGCTGTCAAAAGTCAAAATAATCAACGAACAAGGTGAGCAATATTTAGTACAAGATAGCCTGTTAATAGAAACCCCAGATGGAGCACAAATAGCGGCAATTGTTGTAAGAAACACAAAAATTACAAAGCCAAACACAAGCATATTGGTACATACAATTTATGCACGTCCTAAAGAAGATTTAGAAAAAGCTAAAACTGCCGCAAAAAAAGGATATATCGGAATTGTAAGCTACTCCAGAGGAAAAGCTTGGAGTCCAGATAAAATGGTACATCGAGAGTTTGAACCTAATGATACATATGCTGTTATTGATTGGATTAGTAAGCAGCCTTGGAGTAATGGTAAGGTTGGAATGTATGGTGGTAGTTACAACGGATTTACACAATGGGCAGCTACAAAAAAAATGCATCCAGCTTTAAAAACCATAGTACCATCAGTTTCTTCTGCGCCAGGAATTGCAGAACCAATGGAAAATGGTGTGTATATGAATTTTCAATATTCTTGGTTTCATTATGTGATGAATAACAAGTATTTAGACACCACATTATACAACCAATATCAAAGATGGGGGAAATTGAACAATACTTGGTATGAGAAAGGAACGTCTTATCGTTCCCTTGATAGTTTAGATGGATTACCAAATCCTGAATTTCAAAATAAACTAAACCATCCAACCTATGATGCTTATTGGCAAAAAATGATTCCTTATAAAGAAGAATTTTCTAAAATAAATATTCCAATATTAAGTACAACAGGTTACTATGATGGTGGACAAATAGGAGCAATGTATTACCTAAAACAACACTATAAATACAATAAAAATGTAGAGCATTATTTAGTGATTGGACCTTATGGGCATTTTGGGGCTCAAAAAGTACCTGAACATAATTTTAATGGTTATGAAATAGATAAAGTAGCACAAATAAGTATTACTGATTTAATTTGGGATTGGTTCGATTATATTTTCAAGGGAGCTAAAAAACCTGAGATACTGAAAGATAAAATAAACTTCCAAGTTATGGGAGCAAATCAATGGAAACACGTTGCCTCTTTGAAGGAAGTAGCCAATGATACACTAACATTTTATTTAAGTGACAAATTATCAAATATTAAAACTACAAAAGTATTTACACCTGGAAATAATGGATATGATTTCCACTATACTTTAGCTTCAGAAAAACCCAAAGAAAAAGGTTTTATTTCTCAAAGTGTTGATTTTAAAGATAGAACATTGGAGGGGCAAAATAACTACTATGCACCTTCTATAGTAAATGATTCACTCTCTATAGGAAATGGTTTCTCATTTGTAACTGATATTTTTACAAAAGATTTTGAGTTAAACGGTTCATATCTTGGAGAATTAAGCATTTCAATTAATAAAAAAGATATGGATTGTTCCATTGTGCTATATGAAGAAACTCCAGAAGGAAAATATTTTAAACTAACACTTCAATATATTGGTCGTTCAAGTCTTGCTAGAAATCGGGAAAATAGAGAATTATTAACTCCAAATAAAATTACTAAAATCCCTTTTAATAATGTAAGAATGACTAGTAAGAAAATTAAAAAGGGAAGCAGGTTAATATTAGTGTTAAATATAAATAAGCATCCTTTTGAACAATTGAATTATGGAACAGGAAAGGATGTGAGTGATGAAACTATCAAAGATGCTAAAATACCTTTAGAAGTTAAATGGTACAATAATAGCTATATCAAAATACCTACTTCCTCTAACTAA
- a CDS encoding site-specific DNA-methyltransferase has protein sequence MPTLNWIGKDKVTSHHQDVPYRVLEHKYGFTAKKGEQTEPTQSGNKIIHGDNLEALKSLLPEYEGRVNAIYIDPPYNTGNEGWQYNDNVNHPKIKKWLGETVGQEGDDLTRHDKWLCMMYPRLMLLNKLLSTEGIIFISIDDNEQANLKIIMDEIFGRKSFITTLHVEMSSVQGQKVKFAKQGNIVKNGEYILVYRKNGNKAIAKNILYNKQDYDTHYSLFLEQINDDTFKEITLSKHIIENEKDVLQHLLNLKLANEKKGKYTLSNKNIAKAYSVSEEFREFVHKNAEFIVADDKVSSLSGLENLELEQGIVKKIHKSSRSYLLTKNSNDNIRQRLILGEKVNNANDFNTTYGLTTIRGDWWSGYYKDMGNVAKEANTKFDNAKKPKRLIRDLLYMSTSSNDIILDSFAGSGTTAHSVIDLNIEDNGKRQYILIELEEYANKITAERVKRVIDGYNKSEQITGNDNGKFDFYELGLPLFDDSQNLNEQVEVEKIREYIWFSETRTPFVEQKEANYFLGKKEESIYYFIYEKDQLTTLDFDALELIKFKGEQYVIYADNCLLPKEFMAKNNIIFKKIPRDITRF, from the coding sequence ATGCCAACACTCAATTGGATAGGAAAAGACAAAGTTACAAGCCATCACCAAGATGTGCCTTACAGAGTTTTGGAACACAAATACGGTTTTACCGCTAAAAAAGGAGAACAAACTGAACCAACTCAAAGCGGAAATAAAATAATACACGGAGACAACCTTGAAGCACTTAAAAGTTTATTACCTGAATACGAAGGAAGAGTAAATGCTATTTACATTGACCCACCATATAATACTGGAAATGAAGGCTGGCAATATAATGACAATGTTAATCATCCAAAAATTAAAAAATGGTTGGGTGAAACAGTTGGTCAAGAAGGAGACGATTTAACAAGACACGACAAATGGTTGTGTATGATGTATCCAAGATTAATGCTTCTGAATAAGCTATTATCAACAGAAGGAATAATTTTTATTTCAATCGATGATAATGAACAAGCAAATTTAAAAATCATCATGGATGAAATTTTTGGACGAAAAAGTTTCATCACAACTTTACACGTAGAAATGAGTTCTGTTCAAGGCCAGAAAGTAAAGTTTGCCAAACAAGGAAACATTGTAAAAAATGGCGAATATATTTTAGTGTATAGGAAAAATGGAAACAAAGCAATTGCAAAAAATATTCTTTATAATAAGCAAGATTATGATACTCATTACAGTCTCTTTTTAGAACAAATAAATGATGATACATTCAAAGAAATTACATTATCAAAACATATAATTGAAAATGAAAAGGATGTTTTACAACATCTCCTAAACTTAAAGCTTGCGAATGAGAAAAAAGGAAAATACACTCTATCAAATAAAAATATTGCAAAAGCCTATTCAGTATCCGAAGAATTTAGAGAATTTGTACATAAGAATGCTGAATTTATAGTAGCTGACGATAAAGTAAGTAGTTTATCTGGTCTTGAAAATTTAGAACTTGAACAAGGAATCGTAAAAAAAATACATAAAAGCTCAAGGTCATATTTGTTAACAAAAAACTCTAACGATAATATTCGCCAAAGATTAATTTTAGGTGAAAAAGTGAATAATGCCAATGATTTCAACACCACATATGGTTTAACTACAATTAGAGGTGATTGGTGGTCTGGATATTATAAGGATATGGGCAACGTGGCTAAAGAAGCGAATACAAAATTTGATAATGCAAAAAAACCTAAACGATTAATTCGAGACTTGCTTTATATGTCAACAAGCAGTAATGATATCATTTTAGATTCATTTGCTGGTTCTGGTACAACTGCACATTCAGTTATTGATTTAAATATTGAGGATAATGGTAAAAGACAATATATTCTAATTGAATTAGAGGAATATGCGAATAAAATTACGGCAGAAAGAGTTAAAAGAGTAATTGATGGTTATAACAAGAGTGAACAAATAACAGGAAATGATAATGGAAAATTTGATTTTTACGAATTAGGATTACCGCTTTTTGATGATAGTCAAAACTTGAACGAACAGGTTGAAGTAGAAAAAATACGAGAATACATTTGGTTTTCAGAAACCAGAACACCTTTTGTAGAGCAAAAAGAAGCTAATTACTTTTTAGGCAAAAAGGAAGAATCGATTTACTATTTCATTTACGAAAAAGACCAATTAACAACATTAGATTTTGATGCTTTAGAACTCATAAAATTCAAAGGAGAGCAATATGTTATATATGCAGACAATTGCTTATTACCTAAAGAATTTATGGCAAAAAACAACATTATTTTCAAAAAAATACCGAGAGACATTACAAGATTTTAA
- a CDS encoding response regulator transcription factor: MEKYKVIIIDDERLAREEVKRYLQPLPEFEIVGEANNADSGKELIETKKPHLIFLDIQMPKKTGFDLLDELTTVPEIIFTTAYSEYATKAFDVNALDYLVKPIREERFIKSIEKVKEEFSKIRQERKTFSIQHKIFIKDGAKCYFIPLGDIKYIDSLENYARFHFNGNKAMLKQSLNTIEKKLDATVFFRVNRSQIINTQYIKDVYPHLKNRLKIVFTTGETFDVSSRQSVRFKNWNSL, translated from the coding sequence ATGGAAAAATATAAAGTAATAATTATTGATGATGAACGGTTGGCTCGTGAAGAGGTAAAGCGATATTTACAACCGTTACCAGAATTTGAAATTGTAGGTGAAGCAAATAATGCGGATAGCGGAAAAGAGCTTATAGAAACAAAAAAACCACATCTTATTTTTCTAGATATCCAAATGCCAAAAAAAACAGGCTTTGATTTATTAGATGAATTAACTACAGTTCCTGAAATTATATTTACCACTGCGTATAGTGAATATGCAACAAAAGCATTTGATGTAAATGCATTAGATTATTTAGTAAAGCCAATTAGAGAAGAGCGATTTATAAAAAGTATAGAAAAAGTTAAGGAGGAATTTTCTAAAATAAGACAAGAAAGAAAAACCTTTTCTATACAGCATAAAATATTTATTAAAGATGGAGCAAAATGTTATTTCATTCCTTTAGGTGATATTAAATATATTGATTCATTGGAAAATTATGCTAGGTTTCATTTTAATGGAAATAAAGCAATGTTAAAACAATCACTAAATACAATTGAAAAGAAGTTAGATGCAACTGTGTTTTTTAGAGTTAATAGAAGTCAAATTATCAACACACAATATATAAAAGACGTATATCCACATTTAAAAAATAGACTGAAAATAGTTTTTACTACTGGTGAAACATTTGATGTTTCAAGTCGACAATCAGTACGTTTTAAAAACTGGAATAGTTTATAG
- a CDS encoding AraC family transcriptional regulator, whose protein sequence is MDTFKTIQPKCKDLSKRIAYYYFHESKNENFSKDIIYHPHYLVALNVYKNVRVVLNEKGRTYIPVKSNQAEVLLTINNKTSKVVRLRGSFNKIGIVFYPLGINHFINRPLSEVVTDNRVSRFDYFGKDFITISDLAFRESNLKNKREILDSFFKSHFKKIEEERIVKAVNIIFNATEIPKVKELASNLSISRKTLLRLFRKHLCFSVEEFKSVVKFRRALTLYEAAVKKPSLTQVAIENQYYDQPEFINHFKSLTGFNPKKFFSSTKQIHTNGPHWTF, encoded by the coding sequence CATGAATCAAAAAATGAGAATTTTAGTAAAGATATTATATATCACCCTCATTATTTGGTGGCTCTAAATGTTTACAAAAATGTTAGAGTTGTATTGAATGAAAAAGGAAGGACGTATATACCTGTTAAATCTAATCAAGCAGAAGTCCTTTTAACAATAAATAATAAAACTAGTAAAGTAGTGCGTTTAAGAGGAAGTTTTAATAAAATTGGTATTGTCTTCTACCCCCTTGGAATCAATCATTTCATTAATCGTCCATTGAGTGAAGTTGTTACTGATAACCGAGTTTCTCGTTTTGACTATTTTGGCAAAGATTTCATAACTATTTCTGATTTAGCGTTTAGGGAATCAAATTTGAAAAATAAACGAGAAATATTAGACTCTTTTTTTAAATCACACTTTAAAAAAATAGAAGAAGAGCGTATTGTTAAGGCTGTGAATATTATTTTTAATGCTACAGAAATCCCCAAAGTTAAAGAACTTGCCAGTAACCTTTCTATTAGCAGAAAAACGTTGTTAAGATTATTTAGAAAGCATTTATGTTTTTCTGTTGAAGAATTTAAATCTGTTGTAAAATTTAGGAGAGCGCTTACGCTGTACGAAGCAGCTGTTAAAAAACCAAGTTTAACTCAAGTTGCGATTGAAAATCAATATTATGATCAACCGGAGTTTATTAATCATTTCAAATCTCTTACAGGCTTTAATCCAAAAAAGTTTTTCTCTTCAACAAAACAAATTCATACTAATGGCCCTCATTGGACATTTTAG
- a CDS encoding DUF3696 domain-containing protein: MITALELRNFKCFKEPTKFNFSKLNLLTGINGRGKSSVLQALLVLSQSTREDFKFDELIINGSLVSLGNFDDIKNRDTPKGESVYFKIFYDTPFLENIQLAFNENLDKPLIGNLGKVEIGPTAQTQKNDSVDYTSELNLFSNKIKKIHYVSADRLGPVKYVEKSNLPDFPHVGPRGEHCINILANSIQFGPVRPNLYLGKDAASLIQQTAEWINYILEGAKINIKGKEKDSSVLYMLLNNKSDSHEYKPINVGFGYSYILPLIVTGLIAKPNDIIIVENPEAHLHPRAQSKIAEFFARVASSGVQIFIESHSEHILNGLRVNALNKEVEINNTDLKVHYFSEDFNSVELEINEKGKIANWPNGFFDQQEIDLADIFKFSR, from the coding sequence ATGATTACTGCTCTTGAATTAAGAAACTTTAAATGCTTTAAAGAACCAACAAAATTTAACTTTAGTAAATTAAATTTATTAACTGGAATTAATGGAAGGGGGAAATCCTCTGTGCTTCAAGCTTTATTAGTTTTATCACAATCTACACGTGAAGATTTTAAATTTGATGAATTAATAATTAATGGCTCTCTGGTTAGTTTAGGAAATTTTGATGATATAAAAAATAGAGATACACCAAAAGGAGAAAGTGTTTATTTCAAAATATTTTATGATACCCCTTTTTTAGAAAACATACAATTGGCATTTAATGAAAATTTAGATAAACCATTAATTGGCAACTTGGGTAAAGTTGAAATTGGACCAACTGCTCAAACACAAAAAAATGATTCAGTCGACTACACGAGTGAGTTAAATCTTTTTTCAAATAAAATAAAGAAAATCCATTATGTAAGTGCTGATAGGTTAGGACCAGTTAAATATGTTGAAAAAAGTAACCTTCCAGATTTTCCACATGTTGGTCCTAGAGGAGAACATTGTATTAATATTCTTGCTAATTCTATTCAGTTTGGACCTGTAAGGCCAAATTTATATTTAGGTAAAGACGCAGCATCACTGATACAACAAACTGCTGAATGGATAAATTATATTCTTGAAGGAGCTAAAATTAATATTAAAGGAAAAGAGAAAGATAGTAGTGTTTTATACATGCTTTTAAATAATAAAAGTGATAGTCATGAATATAAACCAATAAATGTTGGCTTTGGATATAGTTACATTTTACCACTAATTGTGACGGGTTTAATTGCAAAACCTAATGATATTATTATTGTTGAAAACCCTGAAGCTCACTTACATCCAAGAGCACAATCCAAGATAGCAGAATTTTTCGCAAGAGTGGCTTCTTCAGGTGTTCAAATTTTTATTGAATCTCATAGTGAACATATTTTGAATGGCTTAAGAGTTAATGCACTTAATAAGGAGGTTGAAATTAATAACACCGATTTAAAAGTGCATTATTTTAGTGAAGATTTTAATTCAGTAGAACTTGAGATTAATGAAAAAGGGAAAATTGCTAATTGGCCGAATGGCTTTTTCGACCAACAAGAGATTGATTTAGCAGATATTTTTAAATTCTCAAGATGA
- a CDS encoding histidine kinase codes for MKNTNSQYWRYQILGWSFASLYWAYIAYFIQDYSMFHTTINFILDVCIGVFLTHLYKLTVSKVAYIPFKKFAFIQVGVSIIILAILFMLLNNVKWYIYWVIIQQRDFGFINSLFFWNPPLITGLRLMSIWVLAYHLYHYYKQQIIITKRSAKLSVLAKQEQLNHLSKQLKPHFLFNSLNSVKSLISENPSKARRSIDLLSDLLRSSIYTKDSLITIENELQLVYDYIELEKLRFEERLQLKMIIDKMVLNYKIPSLSIQTLVENAVKYGIQSSVKGGTIEINMSKQSGSILIQVKNPGQLIVNKNTDERLGLNNLTKRLQLHYKEKAKFTLVETSDSIVVATIIIPINE; via the coding sequence TTGAAAAACACAAATTCTCAATATTGGAGATACCAAATATTAGGATGGAGCTTTGCTTCTTTATATTGGGCATACATTGCCTATTTCATACAAGATTATTCAATGTTTCATACCACTATTAATTTCATTTTAGATGTTTGCATTGGTGTTTTTTTAACACATTTATATAAATTAACAGTAAGTAAAGTAGCTTATATACCTTTTAAGAAGTTTGCTTTCATTCAGGTAGGAGTATCAATCATAATTTTGGCTATTTTATTTATGCTTCTTAACAATGTAAAATGGTATATATATTGGGTGATTATTCAACAAAGAGATTTTGGTTTTATAAACTCATTATTTTTTTGGAACCCTCCATTAATAACAGGCTTACGATTAATGTCAATATGGGTGTTAGCTTATCACTTATATCATTATTATAAACAACAAATAATAATAACAAAGCGTAGTGCAAAATTATCTGTTCTAGCCAAACAAGAACAATTAAATCATTTGTCAAAACAATTAAAACCTCATTTCTTATTTAATTCTTTGAATAGTGTTAAATCTCTAATTTCAGAAAACCCTTCTAAAGCTAGACGATCAATTGATTTATTGTCTGATTTATTACGTTCATCCATCTATACTAAAGACAGTTTAATAACGATAGAAAATGAACTACAATTAGTGTACGATTACATAGAACTGGAAAAACTTCGTTTTGAAGAACGGTTACAATTAAAAATGATAATAGATAAAATGGTATTAAACTATAAAATCCCATCTTTATCCATCCAAACTTTAGTTGAAAACGCAGTAAAATATGGAATTCAAAGCTCAGTAAAAGGAGGAACAATCGAAATCAATATGTCGAAACAGTCAGGTAGTATATTAATACAAGTTAAAAACCCTGGTCAATTAATTGTTAACAAAAACACTGATGAGCGTTTAGGGCTGAATAACTTAACAAAAAGGCTTCAATTACATTATAAAGAAAAGGCAAAGTTCACTTTAGTTGAAACTTCTGATTCAATAGTAGTTGCAACTATTATAATACCCATAAATGAGTAA